The sequence below is a genomic window from Eubalaena glacialis isolate mEubGla1 chromosome 13, mEubGla1.1.hap2.+ XY, whole genome shotgun sequence.
GGAACAACCGGAAGCCAGTCAAACACCGTGAGGACCTGATGCATCTGTCTGCTCAGGGACATTCCTCTGTTGTTGCTCCAAGCGTCTTCTTCCACATGGCCGAAATCATGACAATCAGCAGCACTCAAGGTTTTTATCTTACCATTTCCACCATTTTAAAGACACAAACCTCATATCTTCCAGTTTCAAAAAATCCTCATGTATCTTCTACCTGGTTTGAGGCAGGTGCCCCACCTAAGGACGGACTGTCTATGTCAGAGGGCTGCGGGTTGGGGGTATGTAAGAGCCACGTGCATGCATGGAGGGGGCTGCGGTGGGTAACGGAAAAAGCCACGTTGAGAACAGAGGGTCCTATAGTCTCCTGACATCCACTCAAAGAATGATAAACCCTATTATTCTATAGCCCACCCATTTCCTTTTTGTAACTTAATAAGCCCTTACTAAATTTCAGAGATTGCTCTAAGCACTTGTATCAGGAGGCTAGTAACAAAGCAGAATCATCAATGGGTGATTTCTTGCTCTTCCTACACTGCCATTGCTGAATAGCTGGATCTCTGCACTGTCACCCACACTCCCAGGCCTGGGCTAATGCAGCCCACTGCCCATCACCATGGCAGAAAGAAACAGGGGGCACGGGAGTTCTCCCACCAGCCACTAGATGCTCCAGCCTGGAAGTaacacacatcacttctgctcacagctCATTCATTGACCAGAATTAATCACATGGAAAGTACATGTGCCTGGCAGGTGGAGAACCTGAATATTTTGCCAACAGCTCTAATTACCATTCCAGCACTTTATAAGCATTATATTTAATCTTCATGACCACCACAGAGAGTAGTAGTACCATTATCCCTacattaaagatgaagaaactgatgcaCATAAAGGAAAGGCAActggcccaagatcacaaagcatGTGATCCATTCTATTAACCGTATCTTTCTTTACTGCCTCCCTTACCTTATTTTCTGTGTGGTCTGCAGCACTTTCATTGCCCATTAGATTACTTAAAACATAAAACTGGGAACCTGGGTGCCAGGACAGTGACCTTGAACTGAATCCTGCCCATATCCCACTCTACTCCCATGCTTCCCTGAGACTGATTTTTGGGACCATGGAATTCTGTGGACTCAACACTATAACACAGACACTGGATGGGATTACACTTTGAAAAACAATCCCATGGCCCAGAGGGTCagagatgactttttaaaacatgctGACATCTTTGATAGGCTAGATGCTGGGGACAGAGATAACAGGGTTCCTGCTGTGGAACATGGACTAGATGTTGACACACCCTGGGTACCCCAAGTGCCTGGATATAGTAAACATATAATAAATTTAGTTACACACTGAAGATAAGGAGAATGTATGACAGAACATAAGGGCCTGAAAAGTTAGACTGGTAAAGCATTTAAATCCTGACTTTGCCACTCCCTAgcatcttcaataaatggtgtcacagctctgtgcttcatttttttcACCTGAAAAACTGGAGCCAGCAACAGTAGCCATCATGCAGAAttaagatgaaatgagatgatacatgtaaagctcttagttccatgcctggcatacagtagtaaacatttaacaaacactaaaaactacTATTAGCCTTATTAAGGCATTTATATCTTTAGGAGAGAAAAGATAGAGTATAACAACACATGTTCCTTTTGGAGGAAGATTTACGatggaagtgacatttaagctggaTCTTGGGAACACCTCtggggaagaggagaaggcaTTCCAGGTGGGGTGAGCCATAAGCCAGGGCTCAGAGGTGGGGCACGTATGTGGGGGTGATTTAGAGTTTAGGATTAGATTATGTCTGTATTAAAGATGAAACAACTGGTACTGTCAGCTGTTTTGGGAAGCAATGAATTAGACTGGAAAGCCAAGTAAGAATCAGACTTCCGGTCTCCCAGAGCTTGCTTTCTTCGGGGTCAGTAGTGGAAAGTAAACTTCCTAGCCCGGGGAGAAGGAAAAAGTAATCTCAGATGCTGACTGACCTGTAATAACTCTGGCTTGCCCAGAGAACTGAGTACTCAGAATCCTATCTACCCAAGTTACCCAGAGGCAAGGCACAACAGCTTCTAAATGAGGACACGGCACGCACTGGCGTGGACACAGACGAGCTGCTAAAACATGGAGGATGTTCCTGGCAGCGGTCTTGACTTCCAGGGTCTGGGTAGGTGCTGGGGCCCCCTTTAACACTGACTCAAAGTACATCTGGTGGGCTGTCCCACTCCAAACCCCAGATCTCTGCCTGCTGGCAACAGTAGCACGTTAGGAGGAAAAGCTGAGTTCACACCACAGCAAAATACAACTCTGAGCCAAGTCATTATGCCAGCAGGAACCTAAACTATCTCCAGAGCCTCAAACCCAGGGGTCTAGCCCCAGCCAACCAGCCCCTGGTCATGTTACAACTCTTACTGGGTCTCAGAAACAAGGACTAAGGCCACCTGCTTCCTCACTCATGTGCTGTTAAATTCATCAACAGGTCACCCAATTTTCCTTATCCAGATTTTTCCCACCCTTGTTCATTTTAAACGACAAAGGATCCCTACTAATGGCAAATAGGGCCATTTTCTTGTCCTCACTTTAGCATTTGAAGTCAATGCCCAGTATGATATTCAATCAACGTGTACTTACTAAGGCATCCCCTATGTGCCAGGTATCAGGCTACAGACCAGATAACAGTAAACAAAACATGGCCTCCATCCGCCTAGAGCTTACAACCTTGGCATTAAGAGAACCAATCAACCATCAGCTCTTCGGTCTTCTAGACACACTTCACTTCAGTGTCTGACAAATACAGCTGTAAAATGACTGTCAAGTGATATTTTATATAACATCTTTCCCTCAACTGAGGTAGGTTTTTTCCATTATCCCCAATATACAGATGAGGGAATCAAGGTTATTAGGTGGAAAAGCAGACCTCAATCCTGGTGTACTGAGCCCCCCAAACCCATGTTACTTACTCATGGCCTTCCAAACATCAGAGGCCCCAAACCCAGACATGCCTCTCAACTTTTCCTCTCACATCTTAGCAAGTGAGGCCTACCACATGTGGTTACCAGCCACACCTCTAGGGCCTGTCTAGGTACTCCTGTTTCCCACATCTTACAGTAGGCCCTCCTTTCAGGAAGTTACTAAGTTACTGAATACAAGCCATGCACCAGTCCCTGTTAGCAACCCCATGAGGTTAAGTTGTCCCTGTTTACCCAACAGGAAGCTCAAAGAAGTTGTCACTTGCCAGAATTCACCTTACACCAGGTCGGCAAGGATTTTTACCGAGAACTGCTTGACCCACAAGAAAGTCAAAAAACAGCCCTATAGGAAAGTTATCAAAACAATCCCAATGGAGAACTGTGAAACTTAtccttttctgaaaagaaaagaaaaaaatcaaacctatACATCAAACAGGTTTAGGCACCTAACATCCTATTAGGTCTATTGGACATCTTGTAATAAGGCCTACAACCTGACAGCCTTTTTAACTTTGGCCCACTTGACCAGGAGACAATTGAGGAAAAGTAGCTGCTGTCCTTTTTTGTAAGGCTGAGCTGCCCCATTCACTCTACTCCTATGCAGGAAAATACAGCTGGCTAGGTGCTCAATAACATAACATACCCAGGATCTCTTCCAAGCATCCTTTCTCCTTGGCCAGACCCACCAAGAATCAAAAGTCTagactgtgctgtccaatacggAACAccaaccacatgtggctattaaaaGAGGTTAGTCCCAGTTAAGATGTGCTTTAGGTGTAAATAAATGTACAGTGTTCATCATTTCAAAGACATCATGAAAAGTAAAATCACATTCATTTTTCACATCAATTATGTGCTGAAATTTTAACTTTTGAAcacaaaatgttattaaaaaaaaatcaatcccagCCGTTTCTCTTTATTTGTCTTAACATGGCTACTAGAAGGTTTAACTACACATGTGGCTCTTGTTACATCTGTACTGGACAGTACTACTCTTAGAAAGGGAGAATGGAGCCGTGGTCTGTTTCACAGAAGCCACCTCTGCCCTCTCTTTGGTGTCTGAGCTCTTTACAAGCATTTCCCAGGTCAAGTGGTCCAGTAAACTAATTCTCCCCAATTCCAGAATATACTTGGTGACAGGTTTACAGTAAAACTAGTTTCTAAAAGATGGtccattttttggaaaaatgacattttataacCACATATTGCTAAAATGTCCCTGATATGCCATCCAAATTTACTTTGAGATGAGTCTTAGTGAGCTGTGGGGCTCTAGTTATCTGCTTCCTTATGAGCACTTACAATCAACTACAACCATATCGTATTTTTAGGGCTTGAAATGTGTATTCTGTCAAGCTAAAAATAGGAAAGGCACCACTCCTTCCAGGGTTAATGTAAGACTCCAGAAAGGGACAGCTTCACCACCTGGACCCCAACCCACAGTCAACCATCCAGGGCCAGACACACCCTCCTCCGGTGAGCCACAAGGGTGATGGCGAAAGTTATCCCAAGTCAAAACTTTCTTCTACGTCAAGGAAACAGCATTCACCAATTAACACAAAGGCTGTACACTCCCACAGACGCTCTTGCTACTCTGCTGTACAAAGTTCAAAACGACTGAGGGAAGCACCAGAGTCCTCTGAGGCATTTTATTTGCACGTATGTATTACATCCCTAGAAAAAGAATCCAAGGATTTTCCCTCCTGTGTGTTTTCGTCTTGCTTCTTCATGGTCCATGATGCCAGCTGAGGTTGTCAGTACAATGAAACtatggaaagtttaaaaaaaaaaaaaaaaagctggtaagTTTTTCCTAAGAATGTTCAACACAGAGCTACTTTCTGGTACAGAAAAACTCCAACATTTATCAATGCTTAAGATGCCTTCCCATAATGGACACACAGACTAATGCTGCCTCCACAGGCTGGCAGTACACAGGCACGGTTCCTAGAACCAAAGACCCAAACCCAGAGatatcagctatacacatacagcCCTGGCCTCAGCTAACAACGAGAAGCAATGTTACCTAAAAGCAAAGACTGGAACTCCTTTAACTTCAAAATGTCACTTTCTGCTCTCAAGGAGACATGCAGTCTAAAGCATTATAAAGTACTGACTGAATTGCTTCTGCTACTTACTGTGTGTACGATCACAGGCAAGCTACTGTACACAGAGTTATTTGGACAAACGGCGCCCCACCTGGCCTGGCTACCTCATGGGTTACTATGGGGATCAACGTAAGACACAGAAGGTATGCCAACTGGGAGGCATGAAAATTAGTATCATAACTACAATCAGAAATGACTCGCTCATAACACTATACCTGTTATACGGCAACCAAGAAGTGGGAgtgaattcagcatcaccaaacatGACTGTGGGTTTAAGTTCTTAACCACAAACAGATAAGCACTTACTGTGTCAGATCTTAAAGTGCTTTACCAGAACTAAATCAGGTGATACTATAACTTGCAAGAGAACTACTACcatttttaagatgaagaaatcaaggctatgacttgcccaaggcctcaCAGATTTAAAGCAGAAAAACCAGGATGTGAACTCAGTCTCTTACCGAGGAGGAAGATTTTCAAATCGAGTTTCCCCAGAGGCCAATGGTTGAGAAGTCATTCTAGCCATAGGAGGGGATTCACAGTGAACATATATGAACTATATGCACTGAGCCAAAAGAGCAGACATTACAGGGCACACAATTCTGCTGTCTCTCAGCCAGCCTCAGCTCTCCCACGCCTCTCAGAAACTAGAGCCTAACACATGACGTATGGCAACACAGGAGCTAATCCTTGAGTCAAGGATGGAAACAGAGACAACGGCTACTgctattaagttaaaaaaaaaataaaagctcaagTCAAACTGCATCACAGGGATCCACAGCGTTAACTTTTAAATACGGAAAATCGACTCACCCAAACTGACGGGACGGGAGCAGGTTATTCtgccatttttctaggtctttgagTTGCACATCAAACCTGGGGCTGATCACTCCACACTgtaaaaacataagagaaaacgcTGTTCACACTTCACCAATAACAGAAAAAGAGTAACACTAAAATGCATTTATAACTGAATAGTCATATAAACCAACCAACTCAACATTTAATGGGTAACTATTTTGTACAATCTTTGATATAAATGCCATTTGAAAAACACACTTAATTAAGACTATGCCTACTTAGGAAGAAAAGGCAAACTATTGAAAAAGTCAACAGAAGAGGCAGAACACAAGACAACACCAGTGTGCATTCCTATGGCCCGCAGAGCTGTCTCAGCACAAATGACCAGATTTTAAAGAACTCAAGTCTTAGACAAATAAATTATAGTCAAGCCCTACTAATCTAGCAAAATGTATAGAAGGCAGAAAGAGGTAAAGAGTTATCCCACCTGCATGCTACGACagcgtggggtggggagagatgacACAGCAACAACTATCCTCCACAGTGAGAGCTAAGAGCCAAGGCACTACGATCAATCATACCTAAACcataaaacacaataaaatttcaaatatccACCAACAGGCTACATGCATCTATCCGTGGGTTCACACAAGGTCTATGACTAGATCCAACTGGGTGGAAAATGAGGGGACTAAAAGGCTCTTTAGTTAATTAGAGCTAAATGTGACCCCGCCCTCTGCTCATACCACCAACTCTACAAATCACTAGcgcactttaaaacaaaaaaaaacaacaaaaaaaaaaaacaaagcaggaagcCTCCTGCTGTTTACACACAAGAAATGATCATGTGAGAACACTCAGGATTAGTACCTTCAGAGGGCTAAGAGAGCAGACAGAAAGTTGTGTGTGCATATCCACATAAGAATCATTCAAGATTCCAAGATGCTTAACTGTAAACTAAAAGAGGCTATGAGATTAGAACTTGGTGAAGTCTTTGGAGCTGGTACACTTCCCTAGACAGATCTGAACCCACAGAAACTGAAAATGGACCTGGCATGCCCAACTGCCCCACGGCAGGAAGCCCACTCAGGTTCTCCTTTTTATAACATCACCTTATCAGCTACAAATGTCACTTGACTGTCAAGGGCAATCCCACACTGGATGGAAGCAATACAGGGATAGGAATAGGGAAAACCCAAGCAAGCTACAGTGAAAGACCTTTCTGAGGCCTCTACACTACCACACCCAGGCTTGCTTTATTCCAGCAGCAAAAATCCCTTCCATTCAGCTAGCAGAACCCCAGCACATCCGCTCCCAAAGCAGATGAATCTTAAGAGGATACAATCAAGGCAAGAATTTTCTTAATCTATAATCTTTAAACACTACCTTACTTCCCAGCTGCATTACATTTCCACAATAAGGTACATCTATCTCTTGcatgaaggaaactgaggcaagaatGTCTTATAAAGTAAGAAAACTACAACTGAGAGAAACCAAAAACTAACTCAAACAGTTAAGTGTGGCAGGGCCTAGATTTCAACTACCTGTTAGCCAGGATTTTCTAAACTAGTAAACCACAGAACAAGGATGCCACAAATGAGTTCCATTTGGGAAATACTCTGTTCAAACTTATTTCTCAAGCTATTATGTGTAGTTCAAGAGAAATGTGGTACAGGGCACTTCTCCAActaagtttttttggttttgcttttttaacacCAACAAAAGCTGCTGCAGGACAGCTTTAAACTATATACTGGAACCAGCTCTTACACAGTTTACTGAGACCTTGAGCAGGACTCAGCTCTCAGCTTCCTAACTcctaaaaataggggaaaaaaagacacgccCTCTTCTACTTCAAGAACATTGTGAGGGTCAGAgtgaaaaagaatccaaatcctTCCGTGGGATTGGAGTCTAATGGCTACAATAGAACAAAACAAGACATAGGCCCAAAATTCCCTTCAAAAATTCTTCAAAGGCTTCAAATCCAGTAGTTTTCATCTGACACTAAGTATCCACACAAGAAGCAAATTCACTATATAAGGAACCACCTTTGTAAAATAGGAATTGTTGGTCCAGGAAATAACCTTATCAATAAATCTGGCCCCTGTCACTAACCACTCACTTTCTTGGCCCGTGTGCCCCACTCTGTTGGACCCCTTGCAAATATGAAAGCTACAAACCTGAACACAGAAAGCACGGTAGCAGCTTAGAGACCCCCAACTTGCTTATAGACAGATACCTGTCCCCAAAATACATGGAATTAGTTAAACCACAAAGTGAAAAGAATCAAATAGATTCAGTAGACTATGCCTACAGGGAGAAGAGACCTCAAAGACATACATTCAGCCTATGtcagcaaaaacagaaatattaataGTTAGAGAATCCCATACTCTCTGTTCAAAATACCCAACAATCACCAAGCGAGATGAAGGACCAAAAGTTATTTACACTGTCAGGACTAGTGGCCTTGAGCCACCCAAGATTCAAACACCAGTATCATCAGTTGTTCATTTTCACCCAACCCTCCAGCATCTCCCTTCAGATACCTTCTACTCCACAAACACTAGGTTAACTCACAATTCTACCTGGAGAACAAACGAAGTAAAAggtcatatataaaaattaacgaTTTTAATCAATCCCTAATCTTTTTAACCTAAAGCAAGCACATTATCTGATTCTACAAGAGCAATTATAACATGGACCACCATGTCAGACCATTCTGAAGGTTCTTAAACGTGGAAGATAATCAATTCTTACCTTATTTAGCCTGCCTGTGAGGTTCACAACAATTTTCCCAGCCCTGTGATCATCGATGATTTCAAATTCGCCAATGTAACCTATAGAACACAAGTgactgtattaaaaataatttttaaaatttagggggCAACACCCAAAACAATCCaccctgaaattttaaaaaggggatTATTTCCTCCTTGCCTTTTCACGGCTTCCCACTCCCAAAGGCTACCTCGTGCCCAAGACAAAACAATCCTCCTTTCCATCCCAAGGAGCTCTTAGGTTCAGGGCCCTTTCAGTGACACGTTGCAGCTGCAATGTTACACAAAGAAAGGCCATTTTAGCTGCCAAACTTCCTCCTTTCAACAGTTCTACCCTACTCAGTATTTCTTGAACAGCATCATTTGTCCAGAACTACCCTGTCCACAGCCCCAATCAATTGCATTAGTTCCCATGTATGACTGCCACCTTGTTCCCCCATCTTCCCACATCACTCCAACAGTTAACTTCTACAGGACCCATTCTGTAACATGTTTACTTCAAAACATAATAAACAGCAAGACACTTACCATGCTTCATCATCACAGTGAGAAACCTGACGATGACTTTGGAGCACGGCCTAATAAGAACCTGGCGTTTGCCTCTCTTTTCGGCATTGTTGATACTCTTGAGAGCATCAGCCAGGACATTCATGCGCACCATTATGGCTGTTCAGGGAAGACAAAACAGGGGTTTTATTGGCATTGTCATTAAAAGGCACCCAATCATTCCACTGCGAACACATCCTTTCCTTTCTGCCTCTATCATGAGGAAGTTTCCCCACTTCTAAGCAGGCTAGTTCCCCAGGATACCTAGAGGAATACGTCGACTATTAATCAAATGAAAATACCAGCCATGGTAGGTCAGTTATTCAGAACGGGAGCTGATAATCACCAGCAATATTTTCCAAACTTCTGGAATCCATCAGCATCTGTACTATTTATTAACACTGTCCTTTAAACCAACCGACTCAGGGTCAGCCTTGTCCTAACACCCAAAAGATACTACTCAACTCTCACCTAACACCCGTAACTATTAAAATGAAACGTCCGTCCTCGTGCCATCTAAAATTATGCCCAACAGCAATCGTAGCACACCGGTAAGCAGAAACATTTTACATGCACCAGAATGGACTCTATCACAATGGGCACGAACTTTAATAGGTTTGAAAGCTAAGGATAGAGGCATGCCTCAAATGACAACAGTAGGGATCCAACCTGCTTCCGCAAGCTCAACAAAGTGTCTGAGGGGAAACCCTGGAGCCCAGACGACCCAAGTTCGTTCCCAGCAAACCGCCACCCCAGGCAGGATCCAGTTTTCCCTCCTGAGGGTCCTCTGTCTCCCAAGCTCCCGGAGCGGCCTAAGTAATGGGAAGCTGCACGGCCCACCAAGGCTACGGCTCCCTGATGCTTCTCGGAGCCAAGGAGCTGCCTCGACCACTAATGGGAGGTCCTGGCGCCGCCGAAAGAGTCGGGACTGGCCCCTGACGGTCCAAAGCTCCGGGTCCCGCCAGGGCTGCGGCCTGCGCCCCCGAGACCGGGCTCCCCAGACTGCAGAGCATGGGGCGGCCGGGCAGGACCCCGCCTCCGCCTGCCAGACCACCGCAAGGATAGTATCCCCGGCCCAGGAGGTCTCCGGCATCCTCGCACGGCACCGAAGCCGAGTCCTAGACCATCGGATGGCACCAATAGCCGACGGATGATACTAGATCGTTCAGAGAGAGATACTCACCGGCACGGAAAGATGGCGgaaagaagttgggaggggcGAGTGCACGGAATTATGGGAAGCGGTCGGGCTATCGCGAGACTTTCAAAGGCccgccaaaaacaaaaaaaaaaattaaaaaatggattgCCTAGTGGAAGGAGGCGGGTGAGGGGCGGAGCCTCCTCAGGAGTGGGCAGTAGAGAGTCGATGGAGTCGAACACCCAGGCGAGGCCCTGGGGAGCTAGCTGGTGGAGGTGCGGTGTTAGCATAGGTTCGACTCCCTTCTAGCATCTAATCCGTAAAAGTCAAAAACTGACAAGGGCCTAGATATTTgcaaatttttattgcagtaactGTTCACCATTTAGAATGAATTTTGATACTTGCGTATTTACAGTATCTCTAGAAGGACCAACAAGAAATCGGTAAATGCCTCTGCGAAGGGCGTTAGGAACTGGGATGGAAGACTTGCTTTTCTCCCAATacaatttagttttgttttttgaaacatGTATAGATTACTTTTTCATAcagtcaaaaatatattttttaatcggTGCTTCCTTTTTGACTCTCcctaaatattagaaattatttacTGGAGTTCCAGACTTTACTTTCGAGTTCTGAGATACACAGTTTGGAAGAAAGCCacaaatgtttcaaaataaacGCTCAGCCTCTTAAAGGTTATTGCAAGGATCAGATGAGATAATGGTGACAAAGGGCTCGCAAAATGTCTGGCACGTAGTAAGTAAATGCTCAGTAGGTACGGCTTGAAGCCCGGGGTCTGGCGGCCTGGGAGAGGGTGAATTCTGGCTCCGCCCTCTCCAGAGCTGAGTAACCTCAGGCTAGATACCCAACATCTGAAACTTCTGCCATAGACTTCTTTCCTCGCTGCTGTCACCCTTACCCTCCCTTCTTACccttcctgtgtttcccacttggccGCCAGAATGATCGTTTCAAAACTTAAGTC
It includes:
- the RPS15A gene encoding small ribosomal subunit protein uS8, with the protein product MVRMNVLADALKSINNAEKRGKRQVLIRPCSKVIVRFLTVMMKHGYIGEFEIIDDHRAGKIVVNLTGRLNKCGVISPRFDVQLKDLEKWQNNLLPSRQFGFIVLTTSAGIMDHEEARRKHTGGKILGFFF